TAATGAAACGGCTGATTGCGTTGATCGGCGTCGTGCTCGCGAGCCTGCCGGCGTGGGCCGGCGGCGAACTGCAGCCGCTGCGTGCGGCCGACGTCGCGCGGTTGTATGCGACGGCGCACGAGCGGCCGCTGGCGGTCGAGATCTGGTCGCTCGATTGCGGATACTGTCGCGAGAACGCCGCGCACCTGGTCGCGTGGCAGCGCCGGCATCCGGAAGTGCAACTCGCGATGGTCGCGATGGATGCGTACGACGACAACGGTGCGGCGATCTCGCAGGCGCTCGCGCAGATGAACCTGCCGCCGCAGGTCGCGCAGTATGCGAACGCGGAGCCGATGCCCGAGCGTCTGCGGGCGGCGCTCGATGCGGGATGGAGAGGGGAAATGCCGCGCACCGTGTGGATCGGACGCGATGGCGCACGCGAAGCGCGCAGCGGATTACTGACGGCCGACGTGCTCGACGGCTGGCTGCAGCGCGCGAGGCACTGAAAAAATGGTGGCGCGCGGCGAACGGGCCGCGCGCCGGCCTGATGCGAAAACGCGCCCGAAGGCGCGTGGAGAGAGGCGTCAGGCCGCTCGCTTGAATAGCCGGATCACGAACAGCAGGATCACCGCGCCGACGACCGCGACGATCACCGAACCGATGAAGCCGCTGCCGATGCTGATGCCGAGCAGCCCGGCGAGCCAGCCGCCGATCACCGCGCCGACGATCCCGACGATGATGTCGACGATCAGCCCGAAGCCGCCGCCCTTGACGAGCAAGCCGGCAAGCCAGCCGGCAATCGCGCCGATGATGAGCCACATAATCAAACCATGAGCCATGGTGGTCCTCTCCTTGTGTTGAGTCGAAACGACCGGACGTCGGCAGTGCCGCCGCAAGCTGGATGAAGGCGGCAGTGCGACCCGCCGCGCCGCCCACGCAATGTAACGCGATAGGCGGGTCAGAATCGTTAAGTAATGTTATGCACCCTTAACCGGATTTTCCAGGGAATTCGTCTGCTTACGGCGCGGCTCGTGCGCGGACGATGCGTGGCGAAATGAATTTGTAAGAAATGACTGCCGGTGGAAATCATGTCGGCCATGAGCCTCATCGTGCGTGCGCCGATGCCGACATGCCCGCATCGGGCAGTCCGTCGCTTGCGTCGGCGATCAGCCGTGCGACGGTCGCGGTATCGCCGATCGTCTCGATCGACAGCAGTGCGAAACGGGCGAGAAAGAGCGACGCATCGGCTTCACCGATACGGGTCATCGTGCGGCACAGGTCGGTGTAGAGGGTGTCGCGTTCGGCATCCGTCATCATGCGGTCTCCTGAAGATCGGTTGACGCGCACGGATGGAGCGCGCGTTCGAGTGCGGCGGCCACGTCGCCGGCGCGAGCATCGTGCCAACGGCCGAGTACATGGCCGTCCGGACGCACGAGATAGACGGTGCCGTCGCGCGCGCCGTACATGTCGAACAG
The nucleotide sequence above comes from Burkholderia pyrrocinia. Encoded proteins:
- a CDS encoding GlsB/YeaQ/YmgE family stress response membrane protein, yielding MAHGLIMWLIIGAIAGWLAGLLVKGGGFGLIVDIIVGIVGAVIGGWLAGLLGISIGSGFIGSVIVAVVGAVILLFVIRLFKRAA
- a CDS encoding TlpA family protein disulfide reductase, which encodes MKRLIALIGVVLASLPAWAGGELQPLRAADVARLYATAHERPLAVEIWSLDCGYCRENAAHLVAWQRRHPEVQLAMVAMDAYDDNGAAISQALAQMNLPPQVAQYANAEPMPERLRAALDAGWRGEMPRTVWIGRDGAREARSGLLTADVLDGWLQRARH